From Onychostoma macrolepis isolate SWU-2019 chromosome 19, ASM1243209v1, whole genome shotgun sequence, a single genomic window includes:
- the p3h4 gene encoding endoplasmic reticulum protein SC65 — MAQTKICLVVFFSTAYLFCTVQAQYEKYSFKSFPANDLMPLESAYGHALEMYTAQDWKQSAKYLELSLRLHRLLKDSEAHCSQNCSAVGREHGENNTETTLLIMGHIITRAACLKRCKTNFPVFSKSYPKRETLGAFEQRIPYRYLQYVYYEMNELERAVSAAHTYLQRNPEDPVLSRSLNYYKSLLDTEEYLIDHEEKPYEALFLKAVKLYNSGDFSSSARDMELAAAEYFKTFSTCLMSCEGSYDVQEFKDFYPALADFYFEVMKCKVKCEENFIPNVGGFFVEKFVATMYHYMQFAYYKLNDVRNAAVCAASYMLFDANDQVMQQNMAYYRFYRQQWGLQDEHFKPRPEALRYFNQTTKLRELLEFAQNYLQTDDEDTVSSEEAASALSSPPDEEFEGIGDYEESLLAEWWQEPKTKGDTGEPAE; from the exons ATGGCccaaacaaaaatatgtttagtCGTGTTTTTCAGTACTGCCTATCTTTTCTGTACTGTGCAGGCTCAGTATGAGAAGTACAGCTTCAAAAGCTTTCCAGCGAACGACCTCATGCCGCTGGAGTCTGCGTACGGACACGCGTTGGAGATGTACACCGCTCAGGACTGGAAGCAGAgcgctaaatatctggagctgagCCTGCGGCTTCACCGGCTGCTGAAGGACAGCGAGGCGCACTGCAGTCAGAACTGCAGCGCCGTGGGCCGGGAACATGGGGAGAACAACACGGAAACTACCCTCTTGATCATGGGGCACATCATAACGCGAGCTGCATGCCTGAAAAGGTGCAAAACAAACTTTCCCGTGTTTTCTAAATCATATCCTAAGCGAGAGACTTTGGGTGCTTTCGAACAGAGGATACCCTACCGGTACCTTCAGTACGTGTATTACGAG ATGAATGAGTTGGAGAGAGCGGTTTCGGCAGCACACACGTATCTACAGCGAAACCCTGAGGACCCCGTTCTATCTAGGAGTCTTAACTACTATAAAAGCCTGTTAGACACGGAGGAGTACCTCATAGACCATGAGGAGAAGCCCTATGAG GCTTTATTCCTGAAGGCTGTAAAGCTGTATAATTCGGGGGATTTTAGCAGCAGTGCTCGAGACATGGAGCTGGCGGCTGCGGagtattttaaaacattcagcACGTGTTTGATGTCCTGTGAGGGGTCATACGATGTGCAGGAGTTTAAAGACTTCTACCCCGCCTTAGCTG atttctattttgaagtAATGAAGTGTAAAGTAAAATGTGAGGAAAATTTTATTCCAAATGTTGGTGGTTTCTTTGTGGAGAAATTTGTTGCCACCATGTACCACTACATGCAGTTTGCTTATTACAAAT TAAATGATGTGCGAAATGCAGCAGTGTGTGCAGCAAGCTATATGCTGTTTGATGCAAACGATCAAGTGATGCAGCAGAACATGGCCTACTACAGATTCTACAGACAACAGTGGGGACTGCAGGACGAGCATTTCAAACCACGACCA GAAGCTCTTAGATATTTCAATCAAACCACCAAACTGAGGGAACTTCTGGAGTTCGCACAGAATTATTTACAGACAGATGATGAg GATACTGTAAGTTCAGAGGAAGCAGCATCAGCTCTGTCAAGTCCTCCTGATGAAGAGTTTGAGGGAATCGGGGACTACGAGGAGTCTCTGCTGGCTGAATGGTGGCAGGAACCCAAAACTAAAGGAGATACAGGAGAACCAGCTGAATAA